The Tistrella mobilis genome segment GTCGACGGCGACGTAATAGAGCCAGCCGCGGTGGCCGTCATGGCCGGCCATGACCGAGGCGACCGGCCGGCCGTCCAACCGCCCGACCAGCACCTCGGAATGCGAACGGCCGCGGGCGAAGGCGATGTCGTCCAGCGGGTCGTTATAGGGCATCACCAGATTGCAGGCCTGCCAGAGCGCCACCAGCGCCGGCAGTTCGGCATCCAGGACAGGGCCGATGGTCAGGCGGGGCGGGGCGGGCTGGTCCGGTTGGTCTGTCGTGGCCGTCATCGGGTGATCCTTTCGTTCCGGGATGGCGGGCGGGTGGCGATGCTGCGCCGTGGCCGCAGATCAGCAGAGATCCATGACGACAGAATGACAAAACCGCAGCGCCGAGGGCCAGCCTGCGGACCAGCCGCTTGACTCGTCGGTAACCAGCTATTACGGATGGAAAACCCACGAGTTTTCCTTTCGGCCAATCCGGTTTCCGTTTGCGTCACCCCTATGCCGGGTGGCGTGACGTCCGGGGCCGGGCCGGAGGGAAAGCCGGGGCAAGCCCGGCGGCGGAATCAGACCGGGCGGAACCGAACGGGAGGAAGCCCATGTCGATGGATGTCGCGGGCCCCGCCATCAGGGCGGTGCCGGCATGACGGGCGAGGTGCGGGCACGGGCGGGGGGCCTGCTCCGCCTGGCCGATCTGCTGAACACGGTCGTCGCCCGGATCGTGGTCTGGCTGGTGCCGGTGATGGTGGTGGTGACCATCATGGATGTGGCGCTGCGCCTGTTTGCCGGGCGGGCCACGCTCTGGGCCTTTGATGCCACGGTGCAGTTCTACGCCGCCCATTTCCTGCTGCTCGGCGGTTTCACCCTGCTGCGCGGCGGCCATGTCGGGGTCGATATCCTGCGCGAGCAGGCGGGGCCGCGCACCGGGCTGGTGATGGACGTGGCGTCCTGGATCGCCTTCTTCTTCCCCTTCGCCATCGTGATGGTGCTGTGGAGCTGGGATTTCATGATCGCCTCGTGGGCGATCCATGAAACCTCGCCCGGGGTGGCGGCGCTGCCGGTCTATCCGATCAAGACCCTGTTCTTCGCCGGCAATCTGCTGCTGCTGATCCAGGGCGTGGCGGCGTTCCTGCGGGTGCTCGCCGGCGGTTTCAGCCGGCTGAAGGGGGTGTGACGCCATGCATCTCTCCCCCGAAATCTTCACCATCCTGATGTTCGCCGGCCTGCTGGTCGGGCTGCTGCTCGGCCATCCGCTCGCCTTCGTGCTGGGCGGGCTGTCGGTGATCTTCGCCATGCTCGGCCCCGGCATTCCCGCTTTCGGCATCGTGATCAACCGGGTCTGGGGTCTGGCCGACAATTACGTGATGGTCGCGATCCCGATCTTCGTGTTCATGGCCCGGCTGCTCAGCGACAGCGGCATCACCGACCGGCTGTTCCACACGTTGCGCCTGCTGTTCGGGCCGGTGCCGGGCGGGCTGAACTTCGCGGTGATCATCATTTCGGTGCTGCTGGCCGCCACCACCGGCATGGTCGGCGCGTCGCTCGCCGTGATGGGCGTGCTGGCCCTGCCGGCGATGATCTCTTACGGCTATCGCAAGGAAACCAGCACCGGCGCCATCGCCGCCGGCGGCAGCCTGGGCATTCTGATCCCGCCCAGCATCATGCTGGTGGTGATGGGCGGCTATGCTCAGTTGTCGGTCGGCAAGCTGTTCGCGGCGGCGCTGGTGCCGGGCCTGCTGCTGGCGGTGTGCTATGCGCTCTATACCGGCATCCTGTGCTGGATGAAGCCGCAATACGGGCCCCCGGTCACGGCCGAGGAACGCGCGCAGACCTCTACCGGCACCCTGCTGCTGATGCTGCTGAAAGAGGTGGCGCCCACCCTGGCGCTGATCCTGGGGGTGCTCGGCTCCATCTTCACCGGCATCGCCACGGTCACCGAGGCGGCCTCGATCGGTGCCGCCATCGCCTTCCTGATCATCCTGGCCTATCGCCGCTTTTCATGGGCGATGCTGCGCACCGCGGTGATCGAAACCGGCATCACCACCGCCATGGTCATGTTCGTGGCGATCGGCGCCACCGCCTTCACCGGCATCTTCGTCGCCGGCGGCGGCATGGGGGTGGTGCAGTCCTTCTTCACCGGGCTGGAGATCGGCCGCTGGGGCACCTTCGCCCTGCTGATGTTCGCGGTGTTCATCGCCGGCATGTTCCTCGACTGGCTCGGCGTGATCATGATCTGCTTCCCGATCTTCCTGCCGATCGCCGCCGCCCTCGGTTTCGACAAGCTGTGGTTCGTGATGATGATCGCGGTCTGCCTGCAGACCTCGTTCCTGACCCCCCCGGTCGGCTATGCCCTGTTCTACCTGAAGGGCGTGGCGCCGAAGGGGGTCACCACCATGCACATCTATCGCGGCGTCGTGCCCTTCGTGCTCATCATCCTGGGCGTGATCGGGCTGTGCGCGCTGTTCCCCGGCATCGTCACCTGGCTGCCCTCTCGCCTGGGCTGATACCGGCCAGGCCGAAGAAACACCCCAACGACCAGACACGTCCGCATGAACGGACGGCGCGGAGGAAACATCATGCCCAGTATCACCATATCCGGGATGGCCAGGGTCGCCGGTCTCGCGGCCGGCCTGACGCTCGCAACCGGTACCGCCCTTGCGGCCGATGCCACCATGCGCATGACCACCACCTGGACCAGCGGCATCAACCTGATGGAGGGTGACAAGAAATTCGTCGAGATCGCCAATGCGATCACCGGCGATGCGCTCAAGATCGAGTTCTTCGAGGGCGGCACGCTGGTGCCGCCGACCCAGGTCTTCGACGCGGTGCAGAGCAACACCGTCCAGGCCTCGGCCGACTGGCCGGGCTATTGGGCGGGCAAGAATTCGGCCTTCGGCCTGCTCGGCAGCTATCCCATGCTGTTCACCGCCGCCGACTATATCCTCTGGACCAAGCAGTGGGGCGGGTTCGAGGCCTTCCAGGAGGCCTATGGCCAGTTCGGCATGGTCTATCTGCCCTATGCCGTGGTCTCGATGGAATCGGGGCTGCGCGGCCGCAAGCCGATCCCGACGCTGGCGGAGATGGATGGCAAGCGCATCCGCATGTCCGGCCGCGCCCAGGGCGAGATCCTGAAGCGGCTGGGCGCCGCCCAGACCCAGATCGCCGGCGGTGAGGTCTATCAGGCGCTGGAGCGCGGCGTGGTCGACGCCGCCGAATTCTCCGGCCCCGGCGTCGATTGGGGCATGGGGCTGCAGGAGGTGTCCAAATACTGGATGACCCCGGGCTGGCACCAGCCGGGCTCGATGAGCGGGGTGATGATCAACAAGAAGTTCTGGGACGGGCTGCCCGAAGAGGTCCGCACCAAACTGAAGATCGCCGCCGACGCCACCCTGTCCTGGTCCATCGCCTATTACGAGCATGACGCGGTCGAGGCGGTGCGCAAGTTCAAGGAGGCCGGGACCGAAGTCGTTCAGCTGCCGGCCGAGGACGTGGCGAAGCTGCAGGAGATTTCCAACCAGGCACTGGTCGACGAGGCCTGCGCCAACCCGCTCTTTGCGAAGATCGCCGCTTCGCAGGTCGAATACATGGCAGACTATGCCGAATGGCGCGGCATGGCCGGGGATTTCGCCATGGGGCGCAATCTTTCCAAACTGCCTGATGTCGCGAAGCTGAAATCCTGCGCCGGCTGACATCGCCTCCGGAGGCTGCCCGATGACCACCGACACGCCGTCCTCTCCCATCCTTCCGGAGGTGACCGCCGCGGGCGGCCTCACCATCGACCTGCTGTTCGCACGTCAGGCCCGCACCACCCCCCGGGCACCGGCCCTGGCCGATGCCGGGGGCGAGGTCGCCTTCACCTATGACGCGCTCTTCGCCCGGGTGTCGCGGCTGGCCGCCTGGCTGACCGGGCCGGCCGGGCTGAAGCCGGGCGACCGTTTCGCGGTGCTGGCCGAAAACCGCACCGAATATGTCGAACTGCTGCTCGCGGCCGCGATGAGCGGCACGATCCTGGCCGCGATCAACTGGCGTCTGGCACCGCCCGAGGTCGCCCATTGCCTGCGCCTGGTCGAACCCGGGCTGATCGTGGCGAGCCCGCGCCATGAGGGCCTTTTGCGTGACGCGGACTGCGGCGACCTGCCGCATCTGCTCTTCGGCCCGGATTTCGAGGCGATCGCCATGGCGGGGCCGGTGCCGGATCTGCCCGCGGTCACCGGCCCGGAAAGCGGGCTGGTCATTCTCTACACCAGCGGCACCACCGGTCTGCCCAAGGGCGCGCTGATCAGCCACCGGGCCGAGATCTCCCGGGCGCAGGTGATGGCGATCGACCATGCCATTCCGCCCGGGCGCGGCTTCGTCGCCTGGGCGCCGCTCTTCCACATGGTTTCGGCCGATCAGGTGCTGGGCACGCTGATCCGCGGCGGCAAGGTGACGGTGGTCGACGGCTACGACCCCGAGGCCATCATCCGGGTCGTGGCGCGCGAAAAGATCGGCTGGCTGGTGCTGATGCCCGGCATGATCGAGGATTTCCTGAACCATCTGGCGGCGGCGGGCCCGATCGAGCCCGATGTGATGGTGATGGGCTGCATGGCCGATCTGGTGCCGCTGGCCCAGATCCAGGCGGTGACCCGGGCGCTGAACGCCCCCTATCTCAACAGCTTCGGGTCGACCGAGACCGGTGCCGCCCCCGCCTCTGCCGCGGTGATCGGCGTGGGGGAGCTGCCCGCCGGCCTGTCCAAGCGCCAGAGTTCCGGCTGTGCGGTGCGCCTGGTCGACTGGGACGATACGGAAGTGCCCGACGGCGTGCCGGGCGAGGCGACGATCCGCTCGCCCTCGCTGTTCTCGGGCTATTGGAACAATCCCAAGGCCACCGCCGAGGATTTCCGCGGCGGCTGGTTCCACATGGGCGACATGTTCGTCCGCAATCCCGATGGCAGCCTGGATTTCGTCGACCGGCGCAAATACCTGATCAAATCGGGTGGCGAGAACGTCTATCCGGCCGAAATCGAGCGGCTGATCCTGGCCGGGGCCGATATCCGCGAGGCGGTGGTGGTGCGTGCGCCCGATGCGCGCTGGGGCGAGGTGCCGGTGGCGGTCGTCGCAGCCGCACCCCACGTAACGCGCGAAGACGTGCTCGGCCGCTTGCATGGCCGGCTCGCCCGGTACAAGCTGCCCAAGGCGGTGGTGTTCCTGGATTACGACGCCTTTCCCCGCTCGACCACCGGCAAGATCAAGCGCCACGACGTCGAAACCCTGCTCGACAGTCGGGGCCAGCTCAAGGGAGATCCCGCCCCATGACCACAGCATTCGGATCCGCAGCCGACGTCTCAACCAATGGTTATGTCGACGGCTTCGCCGAAGGCGCCGTGCTGCTGGAGCGCCGCGGCCCCGTCGCCTGGGTGCGGATGAACATGGCCGAGAAGCGCAATGCCATGTCGGAAGCGCTGGTGCAGGGTCTTGCCCGCGCCGTCGATGCGGTGGAGGCCGATCCGGGCTTCCGGGTGATGGTCATCACCGGCTCCGGGCCCGCCTTTTCGGCCGGCGGTGACCTCGCCCTGTTCCAGCGGCTGGTGGGCAGCGGCACGCTCGACACCTTCGACACCTATCTTGAGCGTGGCCGGGCGATGTTCACCCGGATCGAGCAGTTCCGCCGCCCGGTGATCGCCGCGGTCAACGGCGTTACCGTCGCCGGCGGGCTGGAGCTGATGCTGACCGCCGACCTGGTCTATGCGGCGGAAACTGCCCGGATCGGCGACGGCCATGTGAAGTTCGGCGTGATGCCCGGCGGCGGCTCCACCGCCCGGCTGTCGCGGCGGCTGCCCTTCAATGTGGCGAGCGAGCTGCTGCTGACCGGCCGTCTCGCCGACCCCCGCGAACTCGCCGCCCATGGCCTGGTCAATGCCGTGCTGGCCGACGACGCGCTGGAAGCCCATGTCCAGCAGGTGGCCGAAACCATCGCCCGCCACAGCGCCGACGGCATCGCCCGGATCAAGGCCCTGCATGCCCGCGCCCGCGATCGCAGCCTGGACGACGCGCTCGCGACCGAGGTCCGCGCCCTGCTGGACTATGCCCGCGGCCCCGATCTGCTCGAAGGGCTGACCGCCTTCGTGGAAAAGCGGGCGCCGCGGTTCAGGTAAGCCCGTGCTCTCTGGTGGCCCTACGCTCTATGATGCTTGGGTGACAGGCCATAGGTCTTCTTGAACGCGGCGGTGAAGCTGGTCGGGCTGGTATAGCCGGCGATCCAGGCCGCCTGGGCGATCGGCACGCCGTCGCGTTCAAGCGCCGCCCGGGCGGCCTCCAGCCGCTTCAGGCGGATGAATTCATAGACCGTCATCCCCAGATGTTCCTTGAAATGCCGCTGGATCGACGAGGTGCTGAGGCCCATTTCGCGGGCGATGCCCTCGACGGTCAGCGGCCGGCCCAGATTCTCAAGAATATGGTCGTGGATACGGGCGATCTGCCGGCGGCTCATCTCCACCGGTTTCGGCGTATCGTCGCCGGTGGCGTCCAGCATCTGCAGGCAGGCTTCGCACATCAATTGCAGGGCGTGCGACTTGCGATAAAGCGTGCGTAGCTCGCCCTGCATCGGCACCGGCGGTTCCAGAATGCGCTCGGCTAGCTGGATCAGCGCCCGGCCGGGCTCGAAGCTGAACCGGTTCAGATGGCCGGCGAAGAAGCGGCGCAGCGCCGGCATGCCGTCTTCGGGGCAGCTGCGCATCAGATCCTGCATCCAGGGCAGGGGCGCCGAAACCATCACCTTGCGCATCTCCACATCGCTGTCGTTCACGAAGCGGACCAGGCAGGGCCGGGCGACGTTGAGCATGAAGACCTGCGGCACCGAGATGTCGGCATCGCCGGCATCCAGGCGGAAATGCTCGCCATCCATCACGAAATGCTGCGCGCCCTGCAACAGCAGGATCACCATGAATTTCGGCCAGACCTGATGCAGCTCCTCGTCGGGCGTGCAGGTCGCAAGGCCGGTCATCGTGCCGACGAACAGATCGTTGGGAATGCCCAGGGCGGGCGCAGTCTCCTGCATGTGAACACCTTGATCACGCTTGGGTCGGGTCAGGTGTCCTCACGACGCTGCCGTCGTGCCTGCGCAGGTCTTTGCCGCTTTTGAAGAGGTCATGTCGCACGACAGCTCCGACACCCTAGCCCTAAACATCGGAAAGTCAATGGACTTCCACCGCCCTGGCAGGGGGCGGAGGGGCGTTCGCGTATGTCGGAGAACAACGGATGGCAAGCATGGCGTATCGGGCACTGGCTGGAAAATGGGCGTTTTCCGTGTCCTGGGCAGCACTTCTGGTCGCAGGGCCGGCCGCGGCGGAAGACGCGGTCCGGCTCGATGCCCTGAAGGTGGAGGAACGGGCGACCGAAAACGGCACCGGACCGGTGGGCGGCTATGTTGCCCGGCAGAGTCGCACCGGCACCAAAACCGACAGCCCGATCGCCAGAACGCCGCAGAGCGTGTCGGTCGTCGGCCGGGAGCAGATGCAGGCCCAGCAGGTGGAAAGCGTCGCCGAGGCGCTGCGCTACACCCCGGGCGTCTTCGCCGAGTATCGCGGCGCCTCCAATCTGCGCGACGAAATTTTCGTCCGCGGCTTCTATTACGTGCCGAAATATCTGGACGGGCTGTTTCTGGGCGGTGACCTCTCCTACGCCAGGATCGAACCCTATCTTCTGGAGCGGGTGGAACTGCTCGCCGGCCCGTCCTCGGTGCTTTACGGCCAGGCCAATCCGGGCGGGCTGGTCAACATGGTCAGCAAGACGCCGACCGACACGCCCCTTTACGAAACCGAGGTGTCGATCGGCACCGGCCATCACTATGGTGCCGCCTTCGACCTTTCCGACCGGCTGACGGCCGATGGCCGCTGGGCGGGACGGCTGGCGGTGACCGGGCTCAACCGCGATCTTCAGGAGGACGGCGCCGAACGCCGTGCCTTTGCCGTGGCGCCCTCGCTGCGCTGGACCGATCACGAGGCAACCAGTCTCACCATCCTCGGCGGCTATCAGAACGAGCCCGATGCCGGCTATCGCAACTTTCTGGATGCGGCCGGTACCATCACGCCGATCCCGGGCTATGGCTATGTCCCGCGCGATTTCTTCGTCTCGGACACCGGGTTCGAGAAGTTCGAGCGCGAACAGCTCTGGATCGGCTATCAGCTGGAGTATGCGGTCTCGGACGCGCTGAGCCTGCGCCAGAACGCCCGTTATCATCAGGTCGAGACCACGCACCACACCCTGATCTATGGCAGCGCCAGTGCCAGCCCGATCACCGGGGCCGATACCATCTACAGCCGCAGCCTGACCGGCGGGACCGACGACTGGCGACAGTTTGCGATCGACAACCAGGCCGAATACCGCTTCGGCACCGGTGCGGCGGCCCATACCCTGCTGGCCGGCCTGGATTATCGCCACCGCACCCGCGACTACATCTGGGGCCGCAACCGCAATGTGCCGTCGATCGATGTCGCCAACCCGGTCTATGGCGGTTTCGATTTCTCGTCCCTCGATCTCACCACCACCGACGATCAGGATCTGACCGCGGACCAGTTCGGGCTCTATCTGCAGGACCAGATCGAGATCGGCGGGTTCAGCCTGCTCGCCGGGCTGCGGTATGATCGCGCCTCGACCGATATCGACGACAACTTCAACAGCCTGTCCTATTCCTACGACGACAACGCGCTGACCTGGCGGGTGGGCGCGCTCTACACCTTCGCCAACGGCATCGCGCCTTACGTCTCGTATTCCACCTCGTTCGAGCCGTCGCTCTACGCCCCCGAAGCGAGTGCGCCCGCCTTCGACCCCACCACCGCCCGACAGGTCGAACTCGGCGTCAAATATGCGCCCGAGGGGACCGGCCTGCTGCTGACCGCCGCGGTCTATGATCTGCGCCAGAAGGATGTGGTGATGAGCGCCTGGGATCCCGGCCTCGGCCGGTCGGTCTATTCCCAGGTCGGCGAGGTCCATAATCAGGGGCTGGAGCTGTCGGCCAAGGCCGAGCTGGACGAGAATCTCTCGATGGTGGCGAGCTATTCCTATATCGACTCGACCATCGAGGACTCGGTGACCGCGGCCGAGATCGGCCGGACGCCGGCGCGGGTGCCTGCCCATACTGCATCGCTCTGGGCCGATTACCGCTTCACCGACGGTGCCGTCCAGGGGCTGGGCCTTGGCGCGGGTGTGCGCTATATCGGCACCAGCCAGGGCAACAACACCAATGACTTCGAGGTGCCGGCCGTGACCCTGTTCGACGCCTCGGCGAGCTACGATTTCTCGGGCCTGGGTGGCAGCTGGCAGGGCGTGTCGGTGCAGGTCAATGCCAAGAACCTGACCGACGAGACCTATGTCGCCTCCTGCGCCAGCGCCTATGCCTGTTTCTACGGCGAGGGCCGGACGGTGGTCGCCACCCTGAAGAAGCGCTGGTGAGCCGGCCGATGATCCGTCGGGCACTCACCCTTATGCTTCCCCTTCTGGTCCTGCTCGCCATCCCGGCCGCCGATGCGGCCGGGATGCGCGAGACCGGCGGCACGCTCGCCACCGGCGGGACCGCGCTCATCGACCTCGGGGCGGCGCCGGGCGACTATCTCCGCGGTCGTCTGACCGTCGAAAGCGGCCGCTTCGATCTCGATCTGGTCGATGGCGCGGGTGTGCCGCTCCGCCGTTTCGGCAGCGACATTCCGACCGCCCGGAGCTTCCACCATGTCGTGGGCGCCGCGGATGAACGCCTGCAACTCCGCGCGGTCGAGGCCGGACGCTGGCGGATCGACCTGGAACCGCCCATCCCCATGGCGGAACAGCGGGTCCCTGAACCGGAACCGCTGAGCCCGGCCATCGCGGCCCTTGCGCGCGATCTCGCCCGCGGTGGCGATACCGCCGGCTTCTGGGCGGACATGGCCGCGCGCGGCACGCCGCTGGTCGAGCCGGCCGACCGCCCCGACCGGCGGATCGTCACCTTCCTCGCCCGCGGGGCCCGGCACAATGTCCGGCTGTTCGGCGGGCCCGGCACCGGCCATGACGAGTTGCAGCGTCTGGGCAACGCCGATGTCTGGTATCGCAGCTATGT includes the following:
- a CDS encoding GNAT family acetyltransferase, producing MTATTDQPDQPAPPRLTIGPVLDAELPALVALWQACNLVMPYNDPLDDIAFARGRSHSEVLVGRLDGRPVASVMAGHDGHRGWLYYVAVDPAHRHQGLGADIVTAGEDWLRRHGVRKVLLMIRETNTAVKAFYERVGYNAVPRVVMERWL
- a CDS encoding TRAP transporter small permease subunit, whose amino-acid sequence is MTGEVRARAGGLLRLADLLNTVVARIVVWLVPVMVVVTIMDVALRLFAGRATLWAFDATVQFYAAHFLLLGGFTLLRGGHVGVDILREQAGPRTGLVMDVASWIAFFFPFAIVMVLWSWDFMIASWAIHETSPGVAALPVYPIKTLFFAGNLLLLIQGVAAFLRVLAGGFSRLKGV
- a CDS encoding TRAP transporter large permease — its product is MHLSPEIFTILMFAGLLVGLLLGHPLAFVLGGLSVIFAMLGPGIPAFGIVINRVWGLADNYVMVAIPIFVFMARLLSDSGITDRLFHTLRLLFGPVPGGLNFAVIIISVLLAATTGMVGASLAVMGVLALPAMISYGYRKETSTGAIAAGGSLGILIPPSIMLVVMGGYAQLSVGKLFAAALVPGLLLAVCYALYTGILCWMKPQYGPPVTAEERAQTSTGTLLLMLLKEVAPTLALILGVLGSIFTGIATVTEAASIGAAIAFLIILAYRRFSWAMLRTAVIETGITTAMVMFVAIGATAFTGIFVAGGGMGVVQSFFTGLEIGRWGTFALLMFAVFIAGMFLDWLGVIMICFPIFLPIAAALGFDKLWFVMMIAVCLQTSFLTPPVGYALFYLKGVAPKGVTTMHIYRGVVPFVLIILGVIGLCALFPGIVTWLPSRLG
- the dctP gene encoding TRAP transporter substrate-binding protein DctP, with protein sequence MPSITISGMARVAGLAAGLTLATGTALAADATMRMTTTWTSGINLMEGDKKFVEIANAITGDALKIEFFEGGTLVPPTQVFDAVQSNTVQASADWPGYWAGKNSAFGLLGSYPMLFTAADYILWTKQWGGFEAFQEAYGQFGMVYLPYAVVSMESGLRGRKPIPTLAEMDGKRIRMSGRAQGEILKRLGAAQTQIAGGEVYQALERGVVDAAEFSGPGVDWGMGLQEVSKYWMTPGWHQPGSMSGVMINKKFWDGLPEEVRTKLKIAADATLSWSIAYYEHDAVEAVRKFKEAGTEVVQLPAEDVAKLQEISNQALVDEACANPLFAKIAASQVEYMADYAEWRGMAGDFAMGRNLSKLPDVAKLKSCAG
- a CDS encoding class I adenylate-forming enzyme family protein codes for the protein MTTDTPSSPILPEVTAAGGLTIDLLFARQARTTPRAPALADAGGEVAFTYDALFARVSRLAAWLTGPAGLKPGDRFAVLAENRTEYVELLLAAAMSGTILAAINWRLAPPEVAHCLRLVEPGLIVASPRHEGLLRDADCGDLPHLLFGPDFEAIAMAGPVPDLPAVTGPESGLVILYTSGTTGLPKGALISHRAEISRAQVMAIDHAIPPGRGFVAWAPLFHMVSADQVLGTLIRGGKVTVVDGYDPEAIIRVVAREKIGWLVLMPGMIEDFLNHLAAAGPIEPDVMVMGCMADLVPLAQIQAVTRALNAPYLNSFGSTETGAAPASAAVIGVGELPAGLSKRQSSGCAVRLVDWDDTEVPDGVPGEATIRSPSLFSGYWNNPKATAEDFRGGWFHMGDMFVRNPDGSLDFVDRRKYLIKSGGENVYPAEIERLILAGADIREAVVVRAPDARWGEVPVAVVAAAPHVTREDVLGRLHGRLARYKLPKAVVFLDYDAFPRSTTGKIKRHDVETLLDSRGQLKGDPAP
- a CDS encoding enoyl-CoA hydratase/isomerase family protein, translating into MTTAFGSAADVSTNGYVDGFAEGAVLLERRGPVAWVRMNMAEKRNAMSEALVQGLARAVDAVEADPGFRVMVITGSGPAFSAGGDLALFQRLVGSGTLDTFDTYLERGRAMFTRIEQFRRPVIAAVNGVTVAGGLELMLTADLVYAAETARIGDGHVKFGVMPGGGSTARLSRRLPFNVASELLLTGRLADPRELAAHGLVNAVLADDALEAHVQQVAETIARHSADGIARIKALHARARDRSLDDALATEVRALLDYARGPDLLEGLTAFVEKRAPRFR
- a CDS encoding AraC family transcriptional regulator, which gives rise to MQETAPALGIPNDLFVGTMTGLATCTPDEELHQVWPKFMVILLLQGAQHFVMDGEHFRLDAGDADISVPQVFMLNVARPCLVRFVNDSDVEMRKVMVSAPLPWMQDLMRSCPEDGMPALRRFFAGHLNRFSFEPGRALIQLAERILEPPVPMQGELRTLYRKSHALQLMCEACLQMLDATGDDTPKPVEMSRRQIARIHDHILENLGRPLTVEGIAREMGLSTSSIQRHFKEHLGMTVYEFIRLKRLEAARAALERDGVPIAQAAWIAGYTSPTSFTAAFKKTYGLSPKHHRA
- a CDS encoding TonB-dependent siderophore receptor: MASMAYRALAGKWAFSVSWAALLVAGPAAAEDAVRLDALKVEERATENGTGPVGGYVARQSRTGTKTDSPIARTPQSVSVVGREQMQAQQVESVAEALRYTPGVFAEYRGASNLRDEIFVRGFYYVPKYLDGLFLGGDLSYARIEPYLLERVELLAGPSSVLYGQANPGGLVNMVSKTPTDTPLYETEVSIGTGHHYGAAFDLSDRLTADGRWAGRLAVTGLNRDLQEDGAERRAFAVAPSLRWTDHEATSLTILGGYQNEPDAGYRNFLDAAGTITPIPGYGYVPRDFFVSDTGFEKFEREQLWIGYQLEYAVSDALSLRQNARYHQVETTHHTLIYGSASASPITGADTIYSRSLTGGTDDWRQFAIDNQAEYRFGTGAAAHTLLAGLDYRHRTRDYIWGRNRNVPSIDVANPVYGGFDFSSLDLTTTDDQDLTADQFGLYLQDQIEIGGFSLLAGLRYDRASTDIDDNFNSLSYSYDDNALTWRVGALYTFANGIAPYVSYSTSFEPSLYAPEASAPAFDPTTARQVELGVKYAPEGTGLLLTAAVYDLRQKDVVMSAWDPGLGRSVYSQVGEVHNQGLELSAKAELDENLSMVASYSYIDSTIEDSVTAAEIGRTPARVPAHTASLWADYRFTDGAVQGLGLGAGVRYIGTSQGNNTNDFEVPAVTLFDASASYDFSGLGGSWQGVSVQVNAKNLTDETYVASCASAYACFYGEGRTVVATLKKRW